In Geobacter anodireducens, a genomic segment contains:
- a CDS encoding single-stranded DNA-binding protein gives MASLNKVLLIGNLGKDPEVRYTASGTAVASFSLATSERFKNKAGEYEERTEWHNLTLWGRLAEIAGEYLSKGKTVYIEGRLQTRKWQDKEGKDRYTTEIVGEKMQMLSRKETGREGDPEPDSFYQPPSGGDEIPF, from the coding sequence ATGGCAAGTTTGAACAAGGTTCTCTTGATAGGGAATCTGGGCAAGGATCCGGAAGTCAGGTACACGGCATCCGGAACGGCGGTCGCAAGTTTTTCTCTGGCGACGTCGGAACGCTTCAAGAACAAGGCAGGAGAATACGAGGAGCGGACCGAGTGGCACAATCTCACCCTCTGGGGACGTCTGGCTGAAATCGCCGGCGAATACCTGTCAAAGGGGAAGACGGTGTACATAGAGGGCCGGCTCCAGACCAGGAAATGGCAGGACAAGGAAGGCAAGGACCGTTACACCACGGAGATCGTCGGCGAGAAGATGCAGATGCTGTCGAGGAAAGAAACCGGACGCGAAGGCGACCCGGAACCGGACAGCTTCTACCAGCCGCCTTCCGGAGGAGACGAAATTCCCTTCTGA
- a CDS encoding endonuclease yields MKSRFSITLVTALILALFIAPSFAMESSCGEHYVGGEAPDIINAKMQAKTQELCYEEFGVVHSGLTRTPLWSAEHLTRSRLDAAKGMIRKDTFHAEERLPESARAELSDYARSGFDRGHTSPNADMSTDQAQHESFSLANIVPQDGTNNRGIWSGIESAVRTLAKREGNLYVITGPLFVGNNVKALKRRVLVPTHIYKIVYSPKRNAAGVYLVNNAAEADLRYISVAELEQMAGIDFFPSMSPAVKREIMPLPQPKEHRGGGKRHGRNYR; encoded by the coding sequence ATGAAGAGCAGGTTTTCGATCACGCTCGTGACCGCCCTCATCCTGGCGCTTTTCATCGCTCCGTCCTTCGCGATGGAATCCTCCTGCGGGGAGCATTACGTCGGAGGCGAGGCGCCGGACATCATCAACGCCAAGATGCAGGCAAAGACCCAGGAACTCTGCTATGAGGAATTCGGCGTGGTCCATTCCGGCCTGACGCGCACCCCGCTCTGGTCCGCCGAGCATCTCACCAGGTCCAGGCTCGACGCCGCCAAGGGGATGATCCGCAAGGACACGTTCCACGCCGAAGAGCGGCTGCCGGAGTCGGCCCGGGCGGAACTTTCCGACTACGCGCGCAGCGGCTTCGACAGAGGGCACACGTCTCCCAACGCCGACATGTCCACCGATCAGGCGCAGCACGAGAGCTTCAGCCTCGCCAACATCGTCCCCCAGGACGGCACCAACAACAGGGGAATCTGGAGCGGGATCGAGAGCGCGGTCAGAACGCTGGCGAAGCGGGAAGGAAACCTGTACGTCATCACCGGTCCCCTGTTCGTCGGCAACAACGTCAAGGCCCTCAAGCGCCGGGTCCTGGTGCCGACCCACATCTACAAGATCGTGTACAGCCCGAAGCGCAACGCCGCCGGGGTCTATCTGGTCAACAACGCCGCCGAGGCGGATCTGCGCTACATCTCGGTGGCCGAACTCGAGCAGATGGCCGGGATCGATTTCTTCCCCTCCATGTCGCCGGCCGTGAAACGGGAAATCATGCCGCTTCCTCAGCCGAAGGAGCACAGGGGAGGCGGAAAGAGGCACGGGAGGAATTACAGGTGA
- a CDS encoding conjugal transfer protein TraH, whose amino-acid sequence MLHRKGTKLIAAAVAVSLAGFPGPAPGSGWVDDWIKQKSSTSPSYYEGAKRGYYTGGGFSARWANSNDYLVTASLPQLKSGCGGIDAFLGGFSFMNADYLVQKLQNILSAAPAAAFDIALKTLAPQVADTIKTLEAITDRLNSLQLNDCKAAKALVATASSPFSSIMSDSLKAEIKSAQTDFLVSSGAKDLAHDVSKLFDSELKSASGTKPMAPGTIQTSAASATAGCPDEVRTVFGDGSVLENLAAKRGMSSDYVQLIRGFIGDVVVQSPATSGTTYRAQYIPPCDKNGSFSSFIDGTAQRRASGGACADITDANKNLLTYVNGQMQAIAGKLKARQPLSADEETFLKSTPLSVGLILKNATATNTEGEVIGKLSEVTARAFGYYMLLDLFNRAVQLSESAKNIMSSQQTSKAGASPETCQIALLGEGLQHLQTLEEKTLHLLQEAHQSYANAATEVNSVEMLVLNMKRFDDTVFAELSGRFGTGVARRALGKS is encoded by the coding sequence ATGCTGCATCGCAAGGGAACAAAGCTTATCGCGGCGGCGGTGGCCGTGTCTCTCGCCGGCTTCCCCGGCCCGGCGCCAGGGTCGGGCTGGGTGGACGACTGGATAAAGCAGAAAAGCAGCACTTCCCCCAGCTACTACGAGGGGGCGAAACGTGGCTACTACACAGGCGGCGGATTCTCTGCTCGCTGGGCCAATTCCAACGACTACCTGGTCACCGCATCGCTCCCGCAGCTCAAGTCGGGATGCGGCGGCATCGACGCCTTCCTGGGGGGATTCTCGTTCATGAACGCCGATTATCTCGTCCAGAAGCTGCAGAACATCCTTTCCGCGGCGCCTGCGGCTGCCTTCGACATTGCCCTGAAGACCCTGGCTCCCCAGGTGGCGGACACCATCAAGACGCTGGAGGCGATCACCGACCGGCTGAACTCGCTCCAGCTCAACGACTGCAAGGCGGCCAAGGCCCTGGTGGCGACGGCTTCGAGCCCATTCTCCTCCATCATGTCCGACAGCCTGAAGGCGGAGATTAAGTCGGCCCAGACCGATTTCCTGGTTTCCAGCGGGGCGAAAGACCTGGCCCATGACGTGAGCAAGCTGTTCGATAGCGAGCTCAAGTCCGCCAGCGGAACAAAGCCCATGGCTCCCGGCACCATCCAGACTTCGGCAGCCAGCGCCACGGCTGGCTGTCCCGATGAGGTGAGGACAGTTTTCGGCGACGGGTCGGTCTTGGAGAACCTGGCTGCGAAGAGGGGGATGAGCAGCGATTACGTGCAGCTCATCAGGGGCTTCATCGGCGACGTCGTGGTCCAGAGTCCGGCCACCTCGGGGACTACGTACCGTGCCCAGTACATCCCCCCCTGCGACAAGAATGGGAGTTTCAGCTCATTCATCGACGGTACGGCCCAACGGAGGGCCAGCGGCGGAGCATGCGCGGACATCACCGACGCCAACAAGAACCTGTTGACCTACGTGAACGGTCAGATGCAGGCCATTGCCGGGAAGCTCAAGGCAAGGCAGCCACTTTCCGCAGACGAGGAAACGTTCCTGAAGAGCACTCCCCTCTCGGTCGGCCTGATCCTGAAGAACGCCACGGCCACCAACACGGAGGGAGAGGTCATCGGCAAGCTCTCCGAGGTCACCGCAAGGGCCTTCGGTTACTACATGCTTCTCGACCTCTTCAACCGGGCGGTGCAGCTCAGCGAAAGCGCCAAGAACATCATGTCGAGCCAGCAGACGAGCAAGGCGGGGGCCTCGCCCGAGACGTGCCAGATCGCCCTTTTGGGCGAAGGGCTCCAGCATCTCCAGACCCTCGAGGAGAAAACCCTGCATCTGCTGCAGGAGGCCCATCAAAGCTACGCCAACGCGGCAACCGAGGTGAACTCGGTGGAAATGCTCGTCCTCAACATGAAACGATTCGACGATACGGTATTCGCGGAGCTCTCGGGGCGCTTCGGGACAGGTGTAGCCCGGCGGGCACTGGGGAAATCCTAA
- a CDS encoding thioredoxin gives MRNLIVACLLLVFAATASADYYSEAGKGWWWYEKEPPKATEEKEKNRDAGSRPAKLRDYTYDQIWDMHPDNFEKLAEGLKKEAVRNPSEENVRDYYEVQEIARKKALAFTNVSQYVWQKYPELSTKKDYPITTPGNLGRISRIREEKSRKLRENRNDFALIYFFRQDCSFCDEQAPILEWFTNSTGWVVKRVNTQENPGLAARFHVEITPTLVLIQKGNQDYFPVSSGVISADEIEDRTYRAVRLLKGEITPEEFSLYDFQRGGGFDVKKRPPAPTEK, from the coding sequence ATGCGTAACCTGATCGTCGCCTGCCTGCTCCTCGTCTTCGCCGCTACCGCCAGCGCCGATTACTACTCGGAGGCGGGCAAGGGATGGTGGTGGTACGAGAAAGAACCGCCCAAGGCCACAGAGGAGAAGGAGAAGAACCGGGACGCCGGCTCCAGGCCCGCAAAGCTCAGGGACTATACCTACGATCAGATCTGGGACATGCATCCCGACAACTTCGAGAAGCTCGCCGAAGGTCTGAAGAAGGAGGCGGTGCGGAACCCGTCGGAGGAGAACGTCAGGGACTACTACGAAGTCCAGGAGATCGCCAGGAAGAAGGCCCTCGCCTTCACCAACGTCTCCCAGTACGTCTGGCAGAAATACCCGGAACTGTCCACCAAGAAGGACTATCCGATCACGACCCCCGGCAATCTGGGCCGCATATCCCGGATCAGGGAGGAAAAGAGTAGGAAGCTGCGCGAAAACCGGAACGACTTCGCGCTCATCTATTTCTTCCGGCAGGACTGCAGCTTCTGCGACGAACAGGCGCCGATCCTGGAGTGGTTCACCAACTCGACCGGGTGGGTGGTGAAGAGGGTGAACACCCAGGAGAACCCGGGACTCGCCGCGAGATTCCATGTGGAGATCACCCCCACTCTCGTCCTAATCCAGAAAGGGAACCAGGATTATTTCCCGGTGTCGTCAGGCGTGATCTCCGCCGACGAGATAGAGGACAGAACTTACCGGGCCGTAAGGCTCCTCAAGGGGGAAATCACCCCGGAGGAATTCTCCCTCTACGATTTCCAGCGGGGAGGCGGTTTCGACGTGAAGAAGCGTCCTCCCGCGCCAACGGAGAAATAG